The following are from one region of the Synechococcus sp. CBW1108 genome:
- the arfB gene encoding alternative ribosome rescue aminoacyl-tRNA hydrolase ArfB: MTGGVPGDMRLSGRWVIPAAELRWRFSRSSGPGGQNVNTTDSRVELVFDLEASAALPPLLQARALRRLEGRLVEGCVVIAASEHRSQWQNRVAAQRRLVELLQEAIKPPPPPRRATKPTRGSKERRLAAKKLRSAIKGQRGSRPLLPED, translated from the coding sequence ATGACTGGTGGGGTGCCTGGCGATATGCGGCTGAGTGGGCGGTGGGTGATCCCCGCTGCTGAGCTGCGCTGGCGCTTCTCGCGCTCCTCCGGCCCGGGGGGCCAGAACGTGAACACCACCGACTCCCGGGTGGAGCTGGTGTTTGATCTGGAGGCTTCCGCTGCCCTGCCGCCCCTGCTCCAGGCCCGGGCCCTGCGGCGGCTGGAGGGGCGGCTAGTGGAGGGGTGCGTGGTAATCGCTGCCAGCGAGCACCGCTCCCAGTGGCAGAACCGGGTGGCGGCCCAGCGGCGCCTGGTGGAGCTGCTGCAGGAGGCGATCAAACCACCGCCGCCGCCGCGGCGGGCCACCAAGCCCACCCGGGGTTCAAAAGAGCGCCGCCTCGCCGCCAAGAAACTGCGCAGCGCCATCAAGGGGCAGCGGGGGTCGCGTCCTCTGCTGCCGGAAGACTGA
- the speE gene encoding polyamine aminopropyltransferase gives MAASSTPPSPGWIDEIFDGVRYGLEGTVVAEAQSPIQRVTIIDSQRYGKGLLLDGCWMTAERQERHYHEAIVHPALCGAASIKRVLVIGGGDGGTARECLRHAGVKQLDLVEIDGLVVEWSQQYLPLIGGGCWSDPRFQLTVGDGIAWAANAPDASYDVVIVDGSDPAGPAEGLFNRAFFEHCRRILRPGGVFATQSESPEAFRQVHIDTVKLIREVFGFADPMYGWVPMYPSGWWSWTFAATDGRRYLEPDPTRAAAVVCGSEIWSPRWQRGGFDAIPAAIERELQ, from the coding sequence ATGGCCGCGAGCAGCACCCCACCCAGCCCAGGCTGGATCGACGAGATCTTCGACGGCGTGCGCTACGGACTCGAGGGCACGGTGGTCGCCGAGGCCCAGTCACCCATCCAGCGGGTGACCATCATCGACAGCCAGCGCTACGGCAAGGGCCTGCTGCTCGATGGCTGCTGGATGACGGCCGAGCGCCAGGAGCGGCATTACCACGAGGCGATCGTGCATCCGGCCCTCTGCGGCGCGGCGAGCATCAAGCGGGTGCTGGTGATCGGCGGCGGCGATGGCGGCACCGCCCGCGAGTGCCTGCGCCACGCCGGCGTGAAGCAGCTCGACCTGGTGGAGATCGACGGCTTGGTGGTGGAGTGGAGCCAGCAGTACCTGCCCTTGATCGGCGGCGGTTGCTGGAGCGACCCCCGCTTCCAGCTGACGGTGGGCGACGGCATCGCCTGGGCCGCCAATGCGCCCGATGCCAGCTACGACGTGGTGATCGTCGATGGCTCCGACCCGGCCGGCCCGGCCGAAGGCCTGTTCAACCGGGCGTTTTTCGAGCACTGCCGCCGCATCCTGCGGCCCGGCGGCGTGTTCGCCACCCAGAGCGAATCACCCGAGGCCTTCCGCCAGGTGCACATCGACACGGTGAAGCTGATCCGCGAGGTGTTCGGCTTCGCCGACCCGATGTATGGCTGGGTGCCCATGTATCCGAGCGGCTGGTGGAGCTGGACGTTCGCCGCCACAGACGGCCGTCGCTATCTGGAGCCGGACCCCACCCGAGCCGCGGCCGTCGTCTGTGGCTCGGAGATCTGGAGTCCCCGCTGGCAGCGGGGCGGCTTCGACGCCATCCCAGCCGCGATCGAGCGGGAGCTTCAGTAG